GCCACTGGAAGTGATCGGCCGCCACCCCTCGGCGCTCCTGCTGGCGGCACAGCTGGTGGTGGTGCTCGCCTACCCCGCGCTCGAGGGATCGGCGGCCGGGCGCGCGGTGGTCGGCGTGGTCCAGATGGTCGTCGTGCTCTCGGCGGTGTGGGCGGTGCGGCGGACGGCGACCCTGCGCTGGGTGGTCCTGTTCCTGGGCGCACCGGCCGTCGTCCTGGCCGTGCTGGAGGCGGTGCAGCCGGACGTGGAGTGGATCGTGCTGGCCTCCGCCGCCTTCCACGTCCCGTTCTACTTCTTCGTGTCGTACGCCATGATCCGCTACCTCTTCCACGACGACCGGGTGACCGCCGACGAGATCTTCGCGACCGGCGCCGCGTTCACTGTCGTGGCCTGGGCCTTCGCCTACCTGTACGCCGCGGCCCAGGTCCTCTGGCCGGGTTCGTTCGTCGGCTTCAACAGTCCCGACGGCAGCGCGCCGCTGACCTGGTTCGAGCTGCTCTTCTTGTCCTTCACCACGCTGACCAGCGTCGGGCTGTCGGACGTGTACCCGGTCGTGAGCCAGGCTCGGTCGTTCGTGATGGTCGAGCAGGTCGCGGGCGTCTTCTACGTGGCGCTCGTCGTGGCCCGCCTGGTCGGCCTCAGCGCGCGTCGGGCGTGAGGTCCACCATCGAGGACCCGCCGGCCACCTGCTCGCGGGTGGTCAACGAGCGGATCCGGCGCCGGTAGCGCAGCACCTGCACCACGCCGAGGGTCCACAGGACGTACTGGGTGGCCATCGCCCAGCGGAACGCCTCGGGCGTGTAGTCCTGCGCGCCGGGTGTCAGCGCGTCGAGCACCGCACCGACGGCAAGGACGGCCAGCAGGCCCGAGGTGAAGCCGCCGACGTTGATGATCCCGCTCGCACTCGCCGTGCGGTGGTCGGGGTTGCTCGTGCGCGCGACGTCGAAGCCGATCATCGACCCGGGCCCGCCGGCGCCGACCACGACGATCAGCAGGACCAGCAGCAGGAGCGGGGCGTCCCCGGGCCACAGCAGCACCAGCGCCCAGACCGTCGCAAGCGCGCCGACGATGACCAGCGCCGTCGTCGAGCGGTGCCACGGGTGCCGCCCGACCAGCCAGCCGAGCAGCGGGCCGTAGCCCACGGAGGTCGCCACGAGCAGCGAGAGCAGCGCGCTCGCCGTCCCGGCGGAGACGTGCTCGGCCGTCACCAGGAACGGGAAGCCCCACAGCAGGCCCATCAGGGTCGTGCTGAACGGCGTCGAGAAGTGCACCCACAGCCCGAGCCGGGTCCCCGGCTGGGCCCACGAGGCGGCCAGGCTCGCCGCGAGGGCGCGCGCCGTCATCGGTACGCCGCGCAGGTGCGCCTGCGTCGGCGTGTCGTGGAGCAGCACCCGCAGCAGGACGAGCGCGACGAGCCCGACGAGCGCGCCGCCGAGGTAGGCGCGGGTCCACCCGAGGTGGCCCAGCGCCCAGGTCATCGGCGCGGCCGCGGCGAGTGCGCCGAGCTGGCCGAGGTTGCCGGTCAGCTGGCTGACCAGCGGCACCTGGCGCCGGGGGAACCACGAGGTGACCAGGCGCAGCACGCAGATGAACGTCATCGCGTCACCCGCACCGACCAGCACCCGGGCGCCCAGGGCCAGCGCGTAGCTGTCGGCGAACGCGAACGCCGCCTGCCCGGTGCTGACCACGGTGACGGCGGCCGTGAGCACGGTCCGCGAGCCGAACCGGTCGACCATCAGCCCGACCGGGATCTGCATGGAGGCGTAGACCAGCAGCTGGAGCACCGTGAACGACGCCAGCTGGCTGGCCGAGATGTCGAAGCGATCGGTCGCGGCGAGGCCGGCGACGGCGAGGCTGCTGCGGTGGAAGACGGCGAGGGCGTAGACGAGGAGGCCGACGACCCACACGGTGTAGCGACGCCCGGGGACCGACCCAGGCTCGTTGCTCACACCAGCAGGGTATCGGCTTCCTGTGGCCCAGACCGCCTCGGCAGGGACGTGCGACGGCTCACTTCGTCGCCTGCGCTCGCGCGCTCGTCGGGAGCGCTCCGAGCTCGTTCCTCGCTCGGCGCTCCCTCCTCACTTGGTCGCTTCCATCATCTGGCGCAGCTCCTTCTTGAGCTCGCCGATCTCGTCGCGCAGCCGCGCGGCCAGCTCGAACTGCAGCTCGGCGGCCGCGGCCTTCATCTGGTCGGTGAGGTCCTGGATCAGCTGGGCAAGGTCCGAGCTCGGCAGTCCGGCCAGCTCGGCGGCGTGCCCGCCGATGTCGGTCGAGCGCAGCTGGGGCGTGGGCGACTTCTTCGGCTTCACTCCCCCGGCGCGCCCCTTCTGGCCGACGTCGGCCCAGGTCTGCAGCAGCTCCTGGGTGGTCTCGTCCTCGCGCGCCAGCATCTCAGTGATGTCGGCGATCTTCTTGCGCAGCGGCTGCGGGTCGATGCCGTGGGCCTCGTTGTAGGCGACCTGCTTGGCCCGGCGCCGGTTGGTCTCGTCGATGGCCGACTCCATCGACGGGGTGATCCGGTCGGCGTACATGTGGACCTCGCCCGACACGTTGCGCGCCGCGCGGCCGATGGTCTGGATGAGCGACTTGTCGGAGCGCAGGAAGCCCTCCTTGTCGGCGTCGAGGATCGACACCAGCGACACCTCGGGCAGGTCGAGGCCCTCACGGAGCAGGTTGATGCCGACGAGGACGTCGTAGGCGCCCAGCCGCAGGTCGCGCAGCAGCTCGATCCGCTTGAGGGTGTCGACCTCGGAGTGGAGGTAGCGGGTGCGGATGCCGGCGTCGAGGAGGTAGTCGGTGAGGTCCTCGGACATCTTCTTGGTCAGCGTGGTGACCAGGACGCGTTCCTGCTTCTCGGCACGCTGGCGGATCTCGTGGATCAGGTCGTCGATCTGGCCCTTGGTCGGCTTGACCACGACCTGGGGGTCGACCAGGCCGGTCGGGCGGATGATCTGCTCGACGACGTCGCCCTGCACCTTGTCGAGCTCGTAGTCGCCCGGCGTCGCGGACAGGTAGACCGTCTGCCCGATCCGCTCGAGGAACTCCTCCCAGCGCAGCGGGCGGTTGTCCATCGCGCTCGGCAGCCGGAAGCCGTGCTCGACCAGGTTGCGCTTGCGCGACATGTCGCCCTCGTACATCCCGCCGATCTGCGGGACCGCGACGTGGGACTCGTCGACGACGAGCACGAAGTCCTCGGGGAAGTAGTCGAGCAGCGTGTTGGGCGCGCTGCCGCGCGAGCGGCCGTCCATGTGCATCGAGTAGTTCTCGATGCCCGAGCAGGAGCCGACCTGGCGCATCATCTCGATGTCGTACGTCGTGCGCATCCGCAGCCGCTGCGCCTCGAGCATCTTGCCCTGCCGCTCGAAGGTCTGCAGCTGCTCGGCGAGCTCGGCCTCGATGCCGTTGATCGCCCGCTCCATCCGCTCCGGGCCGGCGATGTAGTGGCTCGCCGGGAAGACGTAGAGCTCCTGGTCCTCGGTGAGCACCTCGCCGGTGACCGGGTGCAGCGTCATCAGCCGCTCGATCTCGTCGCCGAAGAACTCGATCCGAACCGCCAGCTCCTCGTAGACCGGGAAGATCTCGAGGGTGTCGCCACGGACCCGGAAGGTGCCGCGGGTGAAGGCCAGGTCGTTGCGGGTGTACTGGATCTCGACCAGGCGGCGCAGCACGGAGTCGCGGTCGTGCTCCTCGCCGACGCGCAGCCGGACCATCCGGTCGACGTACTCCTGCGGGGTGCCCAGGCCGTAGATGCACGACACGGTCGAGACCACGATCACGTCGCGGCGGGTGAGCAGGCTGTTGGTCGCCGAGTGCCGCAGCCGCTCGACCTCCTCGTTGATCGAGGAGTCCTTCTCGATGTAGGTGTCCGTCTGGGGGACGTAGGCCTCGGGCTGGTAGTAGTCGTAGTAGGAGACGAAGTACTCGACCGCGTTGTCGGGGAACAGCTGGCGCAGCTCGTTGGCGAACTGCGCGGCCAGCGTCTTGTTGGGCTGGAGCACGAGCAGCGGCCGCTGCACCTGCTCGGCCACCCACGCCACCGTCGCGGTCTTGCCGGTGCCGGTCGCGCCGAGCAGGACGACGTCCTGGACGCCGTCATTGAGACGCCTGGTGATCTCGGCGATCGCGGCCGGCTGGTCGCCCGAGGGCTGGTAGTCGGACTGCACGTGGAAGGGCGCGACGCGACGCTCGAGATCGGTGACCGGACGCATGGCTCCAGCGTACGAGGGGGCGCCGACACTCCCCTCACCGTGGCTGGTCGGGCTGGACCCGCAGCGCGTGCAGCGCGGTGGCGAGCATCGCGTAGTGGCCCACGAGCATCACGATCTCGATCCGCTCGCGGTCTTCGAAGGACTCCCCCAGCGCGGTCCACAGGTCGTCGGACAGGTCCTGGTCGGCGAGCAGCTCGTCGCTCGCGCGCAGCAGCAGCCGCTCGCGCTCGCTCAGCCCCGGGTGCTCGCCGAAGGCCTCGACCACCGCGACCTCCTCGCGCGACAACCCGGCCCGGCGCGCCAGGCGGCGGTGCTGCTCGAGCTCGTACGCCGAGCCGCGGCGGGCCGCGACCCGCACGATGACCAGCTCCGACTCGCGCCGGGACAGCCGGCCGCCGGGCATCAACCGGCCCGCGAAGTGCAGCCAGCCCCAGAACAGCCGGCGGTGCCGGCCCAGGGTCAAGAAGACGGCCGGCGGCTCGGTGCCCTGCACCCTCCCCGCGATCCGGGCGAAGGCCGCCACGAACGGACCGACCTCGCGCCAGCCGCCGGGCGTGATCCGCGCGCCGCTGACCGGGCGGTTCACGCCGCCTCCGTCCGACGGGCCTGCTCGACGGCGGGCAGCACCCGGTTGGCGCCGTAGTTGAACGCGCGCATCGCCACGGCGTACCCGGGCGGGAACCAGCGCTGCAGCCAGTGGACGAGCCGGATGTCGGACGAGGTGTAGACCCAGTAGCGGTTGCGCAGCGCGCCCTTCCAGATCGCGGTGGCGGCCTGCTCGGGCGAGACCGCCCGCTTCTGGAAGCGGCGACGGGCGCGGACGAACGCCCTGCTCTGCTGGTCGACACCGGCGATCCGGATGGTCTCGACCAGGCCGGTGTCGACCCCTCCCGGGCAGACCAGGCTGACCCCGATCCGGTGCTTGCGCAGGTCGTAGCGCAGCACCTCGGAGACCCCGCGCAGGCCGAACTTGGTCGCGCTGTAGGCGGCGTGCCACGGCATCGCGATGATGCCCGCGGCGGAGGAGACGTTGACCAGCTGCCCACCGCGGCCCGCGTCGATCATCGGCGGCACGAACTCCTCGATGACGTGGATCGGGCCCATCAGGTTGACGTCGACCAGGCGCTGCCAGTGCTCGGGCTCGAGACTGCGGACCGTGCCCCAGATCGCGATGCCGGCGACGTTGAGGACGACGTCCATCGCGCCGGCCCGTTCGGTGACGTGGGCCGCGAGGCGGCGCACCTGCTGGTGGTCGGAGACGTCGGCGACCTCGGCCGTGCCGACCGTGCCGCCGCGTGCGCGGATCGCGTCGGCGACCTCGGCGAGCCGGTCGGGCTGCACGTCGGTGAGGTGCACCACGGCACCGCGGTCGGCGGCCTGCTCGGCGACGGCGCGACCGATGCCGGAGGCGGCACCGGTGACCAGGACCTGCTTGCCGGCGAGGTCACGGACGGGAGCACGGAACCACATGGACTTCTCCTGATCGGTTGTCAGCTCGAGAACAGCGACGCCGCGAGGGCGACGAGCGGCCGGTGCAGCCCTGCCAGGGACGCCGGCTCGTCGAGGGTGATCCGGGTGGTCACCATCTGGACGACCGCGGCGAGCAGGGCCTCGCAGGCGAACTGCGCCTGCGCGTCGTCCGCCGAGAAGATCTCGGCGAGCACCGCAGCGGCCTCCCGCTGGACCTCGACCCGCCGCCGCATCGCCTCGGGGCCGGCGGCGTAGACCTCGACGAGGAAGAGCCGGGCCCGGCCGGGGTCCTCGGCGAGGGCGGCGAGGTAGCGGCCGAGCAGGTCGGAGAACCGGTCCAGCGGCGTGCCGGAGCCGGCGATCCCGGCCGCGAAGCCGGTCCTCAGCGCGTCGGTCGCCCAGGCGTACGCCGCGATGAAGCACTCCTGCTTCGAGCCGAAGTGCTGGTAGAAGGTCTCGCGCGAGACGCCGGCTCGCCTGATGATCTCGGCGACCGGGGTCGCGACGTACCCGCGCTCGGTCATCGCCGCCGCGAGGGCGCGGAACATCCGCTCGCGCTGGTCGGCCGCCACCTCGGCACGGCTCAGCCCGTGCCGGCCGCGGGGCAGGGTCGCCATGCGCCGCAGAGTTTCACGAACAGTGGTGTTCGTCAATGCTGTATGGCGCTCGCTGCGCTCGCGCATGTCGCGCGCGCTTTTGCGCGTCGCCTTCCTCCGCTCCGCTCGCTGGCGCTCGCTCCGCTTCGTCCAGGCAACGCGGCGCGCGCGACGAGTCTCAGCCGAACGTCATGCGCACCCCCACGACGCACAGCCGAAGGCCGTCGGGCGCCCCACGTGGTCTGGACCGAGCGGAGCGAGCGAGGAACGAGCGAGCGCAGCGAGGGAAGACCACGCGCCAAAGCGCTCGCATGTCGCGCGCGCTTTCGCGCGTCGCCTTCCTCCGCTGCGCTCGCTGGCGCTCGCTCCGCTTCGTCCAGGCAACGCGGCGCGCGCGACGAGGCTCAGCCGAACGTCATGCGCACCCCCACGACGCCCGACATGCGCGAGCGAAGCGCACCAGCCCCGACCCGCCCCTACAAGAGCGGCCGCAGCGGGGCGAGCACCGCCTCGGTGAACTTGCGGTGCACGTCGCGTGCCTCCCACTCGCCGCTGGTCAGCTCGAGGCAGTTCGACTGGTCCACCTCGAAGATCTCCTCGAGCTCCCGGGCGAAGCCCTCGTCGATGATCTCGACGTTGATCTCGAAGTTGCCCGTCAGGCTGAGCCGGTCGATGTTGGCGGTGCCGACCGTCGCCCAGGTGCCGTCGACGGTGGCGGTCTTCGCGTGCACCATCGCGTCGCGGTAGCGCAGGATCCGCACGCCGGCGTCGAGCAGCTGGGTGAAGTGACCGCGGGAGATCCAGTCGGCCACGATGTGGTTGGACTTGAGCGGAAGCAGCAGGCGTACGTCGACCCCGCGCCGGGCCGCGGCCTTCACCGCGTCGATGAAGTCCTCGTCGGGCAGGAAGTAGGCCTGGGTCATCCACACGTTGCGGCTGGCCCGGTTGATCGCCTCGATGTACATCGCGCGGATCGGGAACATCCACAGCCGCGGCACGTTGCGCTGCACCCGGACCCGCGGCTCCCAGGTGGAGGCGGTCTCGAGCAGCAGCGGTCGCTCGGAGGTGCGTAGCCGGCGGCGCCGGTTGAGGTTCCAGAAGTCGGCGAAGGCCCGCTTGAGGTCCCACACCGCGGGCCCGGTGATCCGGACGTGGGTGTCGCGCCACTCCGACTCGTAGGCCGAGCCGATGTTGTAGCCGCCCACGAAGCCGACGTTGTCGTCGACCACCAGGATCTTGCGGTGGTCGCGCCCGTAGCGGCGCAGGTCGAAGAACCGCCAGCCGGCCGTGTAGACCGGGTAGCGCAGCACCTTCACGCTCGACGGGAAGCGCTGGAAGGCCGGTGAGACCACGAGGTTCGCGAAGCCGTCGTAGATGCAGTAGACGTCGACGCCGCGCTCGGCAGCCGCGATCAGCGCGCGCTTGAACCGCTCCCCCGTCGCGTCGCCCTTCCAGATGTAGGTCTCGAAGAGGATCTGGCGCTGGGCGCCCTCGATCGCGGCGAGCATGTCGTCGTACAGGTCGCGACCGAAGGTGTACGTCGTCACGTCCCCGTCGCCCACGGCGACCGTGCGCGGGGCGGTGGTCGGGAACGGCTTGGGCCGCTTGCCGCGCCGCCGGTAGGAGTCGACGAGCGACATCGCGATGGCGACGACGAACGGGATGCCGACCAGGGTCAGCAGGACGCGCCGCAGCACGGTCCTCAGGCCGGCCAGCGAGTCCCCGTCGTCGTTCGCCACGCGCGTCAATCTAGTGGGTGGGTCCCGACGCTACTGCGCACCCTCACCGCCGTTGGTGCCGCTGAGCAGGTCCAGCCGGTCGACCAGCCACTCGCCCTTGACGAGCTTCATGGTCATGCTGACGCGCTGCTCCTCGATCTTGACGTCGGTGTTCTTGTCGTCGGTGATCGCCTGGTCGACGAACGCCAGCACCTCGACCTGGGTGTCGTCCACGACCCGGCCGGCCGCGTCGACGACCTGTCCCTTCGCGGTGACCTTGCCGTCGACGATCGCCTTCTGCAGGTCGCCGACGTTGGGCGCCAGCTTGTCCTTGAGCTCGGCGTTGGCGATCTTGTCGACCCAGGCGAAGTCGTGCTCCCCGTCCTTCCAGGAGTACGACGTGATCTCGACCAGGAGCTTCTTGGCGGCATCGAGCGCAGCCTTCTCCGCGTCGTTGCGTGCGGTGAGCTCGTCGACCTTGGCCAGGGCGTCCTTCAGGGCCTCGTCGTCACCGCTGGAGCCGCAGCCGCCGGCCAGGAGGCCCACCGCGAGCAGCAGGGCGCACAGCAGGGCCAGCGGACCTCGGCTGCGCAGGGTTCGCTTCGTTCGCACCACGCGGGTCACCGTACCGGGCCGGGCGCGTGCGCCGCGCCGCGCTGCAGCGTGGCGAAGGAGGCCGCGCAGCGACCGTCCTTCTGCAGCGGCCGCCGCTCGGTCCGCTTCGGGTCGAGGCGGGTCGTGCCGTAGTCGCAGCGCGGGTCCATGTCGGGGATGATCTCGATGCGCAGCTCGCCGTTCTGGACCTTCGAGAGCAGGGACTGCAGGCCCGGCGAGTAGTTCTGCAGCAGCGCGCGCAGGTGCGGCTCGTAGGAGCGGAACACGTCGGTGAAGCTGACGCCGGTCGACAAGAACCCGGGCAGCACGGCGTCGGCGTCCTTCACCAGCTTGAGCAGCTCGTCGACCTGGCCCGGTCCTCGCTTGAGGAGGTCGCGCAGCTCCGGGTCGTAGTTGCGCAGGAACCTCGCGAACTGCTTGGCCGAGGTCGCCAGCCGGCGCAGGGAGTCGGCGTTGTCGGTCGCGATCGACAGCACGTCTCCGGAGTTGCTGATGATCCGGTCGGTCTCGGGCCACACCTCGTCGAGGGTCTGCAGGATCGCGGTGCCCTGGTCGAGGATCTGGCCGAGGTCGTCACCGGTCCCCTTGAGACCGGTGCTGAGCTCGCCGAGGACGATCCTCAGCTTCTTGTCGTCGATCTGGCGCAGCACGTTGTTGACCGCGACGACCGTTGAGCTCAGGCTCTTCGGCAGGTCGGTCGACGTCGCGGGGACGACGTCCCCGGTGGCGAGGTAGGGCCCCTTGACCTGCTTGGGCTGGAAGTCGAGGTACTGCTCACCGACCGGCGAGAGGCTGCGCACCCGGGCCAGCGAGTCCTTCGGGACCTGGGTGCCGTCGGTGATGCGGACGGTGGCCTCGACGCCCTCGGCCGTGGGCACGATCGACTTGACCTTGCCGACCTTGATGCCGCGGTAGGTGACGACCGAGCCCTCGAACAGGCCGCCCGTCTGCGCGAGCTGGACCTTGACCTCGACCGGTCGCGACGTGAGCGGCTGGTCGAGGACCGCCGAGAAGATGTACGCCGTCGTCACGATGAGCACGACGATGATGCCCGCGAGGCTCAGGTAGAGCTTGTTGCCCAGCAGCTTCAGCACCTCAGGCCCCCCGTCCGAAGAGGCCTCCGAGGAGGCCGTTGAGTCCGAGCGGGTCGGTGTTCGTGGTTCCCGTCCCGCCACCCGTGCCACCGCCCGTGCCGCCGGTGGCCGGCGTACCGCCGCCCTTGGCGCCGGCCTTGGCTCCTGTCTTGCCACCGCCGAGGAGGGGCAGGTTCGGGAGCAGCTTGTCGAGCCCGATCAGGCCGAGCAGGTCGGTCACGATGCCGTTGACGGTCCCGGTGAGCAGGCCGTTGACGTTGAGGTTGTCGACGTGCAGCTCGAGCGCGATGTTGAGGTAGTCGGTCCCGATCACGGCGTCGGCCGAGCCGGACGCCTTGATCACGGCCTGCAGCGACTTCTCGAACGTGCCGTTGTTGGCGGCGAACTCGGCCAGCACCGGCTCGAGCTCGCTGAGCATGGTGAGCAGCTGCTGGCGGGTCTTGGTGACCGTGTCGTTGGCAGCGCCGCTGAACTTCTCCACCTCGGCCAGCAGCTCGGTGAAGGCCGGGGTCTTCTCCCGCAGCACCTTCGCCGCCGGGCGGATGTCCTTGAGTGCCCGGTTGATGGTCTTCTTGCGCCCGTTGAGCGTGGTCGAGAGCGAGTTCATCGAGGTCAGCACGCTGTCGATGGCCTGGGTGGTCGAGTTGGCCTGGGTGAGGAACACCGAGGCCTTGTCGAGCAGCGCCCGGTAGTCGGCCTCGTTGCCGTTGAGCGCGGTGTTGAGCTCCTCGGTCACCGTCTGCAGCTGGTCGAGGCCGCCGCCGTTGATGAGCAGCGAGGCCTGGGCCAGTGCGTCCTCGACCGAGGGGGCCGTCGTGGTGTTCTCCCGGGCCAGGACGGCCTTGTCGGCCAGCACGGTGCCGTCGGCAGGGTTGGTCACGTCGACGAACAGCTCGCCCAGCGGCGTGGTGTAGCGAAGCCGCGCGTGGGCGCCCTCACGGACCTCGGCGTCCTTCTTCACCGTCAGCGTCGCGCGGGCGGTGAAGTCGTCGGCCTCGATCGACTTCACCTTGCCCATGTCGACACCGTTGACCTTGACCGGCGCGCCGACGGCGAGATTGAGGGCGTCGTCGAACTGGGCCTGGATCTCGATGGTGTCGCCCGAGACTCCCGTCCCGGGGATCGGCAGGTCGCGCATGGTGGTGCCGCACGCGGACAGCAGGCCCAGCGCCAGCGCGAGGAGCGCGACCAGGGCGGTCCGTACGGCGGTCGTGCGTGCCGTCAGCTTCATCGCAGTCATCGCTCCCCTCACGCTCCCGGCTGCGTGCCGTTGATGACGCTGCACAGCGGTCCGAGCAGGCCCTTGCACAGCTGCTGCAGGACGCCACCCAGCGGGTCGAGGATCAGCGGGTCGATCCGGACCGGGAGCCGGTCGCCCTGGATCATCCGCAGGTTCTGCAGGGCCAGCGGCATGACCCGCAGGATCTCGGCGAGCTGGTCCTGCTTGCTCAGCAACGTCTTCATCAGCGTGGTCGAGCCGTCCAGGCTGTCGACGATCGACTGACGGTTGTCGACGGCGAACTTCGCGACCGTGGTGACCGCCTCGTCGAGCGAGCGCAGCGCCTGCTGGAAGTTGCCCCGCTCGTCGGCGAGCAGCTGGGAGGCCTGCGACACCTGCTGGATGAAGGTGCGCGCGGTGTCCTCGTTGGCCGAGATCGTCGTGAGCAGCACGTCGAGCGACTTCAGCGTCGCCGCGATGTCCTCGCGGTGGGTGGCGATCCCGTCGACGCCGTTGGCGAGCGAGTGGATCGTCTGGTTGAGCAGCGGTCCGCGGCCCTGCAGGGCCTGGGTGCCGGCGTCGATGAAGCGCTGGACGGCCTTGGTCGTCTCCGCATTGCCGCCGATGCCCGTGGCGAAGTCGTTGAGGGACTCCAGCACCTGGTCGAAGTCGACCGGCGTCTGCGTCTTGTCGAGCGCGATCGTCGCGTCGTCGGCGAGCTTCTCGTCGCCCTCGTGGTAGACGGGCGTCAGCTCGACGTAGCGGTCGGTCGCGACCGAGCGGGCCACGACGACCGCGCCGGCGTCGGCCGGCACCGGCTGGTCGGAGTCGACCTCCATCGTGACGAGCACCTTGTCGCCGTCCGGCTTGATCGAGGTGACCTTGCCGACGGTGACACCGAGCACGCCCACGTCGTTGCCGACGAACAGGCCCGCGGAGTCGGCGAAGTACGCCTTGACGGTGATCGTGTCCGATCCACCGACGACGCCGCACCCGGTGGTGAGCAGGACCGCGAGGGCGGCAACGGCCGCCCCGGCGGCACGCACGGCGCGCCTGGTCTTGGGTGCCCGGTTCATCGCTGGCACGTCCCTTCCAGCTTGCAGGTGGTGTCGTCGGCCGGGATCGCGGGGGGCTTCAGGTAGAGCGGGAGGTAGGGACCGCTGCCGGTCGCGTTGGCGACGTACCGGACGGCGGGCGCCATGTTCTCCAGCAGCGTCGTCAGCTGCTTGTCCTGGCTGTTGAGGGTGTCGAGCACGGCCTTGACGTCCTTGAGCGCCGGCTTGAGCTTGCCGTTGGTCGACTTCACGATCGCGGTCAGCGCCTTGGACAGGTCGGTGGTCTCCACGAGCAGGCGGTGGATCGCCTCGCGCCGGGCGGTGATCTCGCTGACGACCAGGTTGGTCTGCTCCATCAGCCCGACGATGTCCTGGCTGCTGGCCGAGAGCTGGTCGGTCACCTTGCGGGTCGAGGCCAGCAGGTCGCCGACCTGGTCGGAGCGCTTCGAGACGACCTCGGAGAGCCGCGCCACGCCCTCGAGGGCCGGCCCGATCTCGTCCTGGCTGGCGCCCAGGGTGCCGGCCATCGCGGTGAGGGCCTTGGCCAGCAGTTCGGGGTCGAGCTCGTCGAGGGCGTCGGTGCCCTTCTCGATCACGTCCTGCAGGTTGTAGGGCACCGAGGTCCGGTCGAGCGGGATCCGGTTGCCCGCCAGGCTGCCGGTGCCGTTGGGGTCGACCTCGAGGTAGTGGGTGCCCAGCAGGGTCGCCACCTTGACCGTCGCGGTGGACCGGTCGCCCAGCGAGATGTCCGAGTCGAGGGCGAAGGTCACCTGGACGTGGTCGTCCTGGATCTCGATGCCGGTGACCTTGCCGGAGATGACGCCGTGCACCTGGACGTCCTCGCCCTTGCGCAGCCCGGCGGTGTGCTCGAGCAGCGCGGTGTACTTCTTCGTGCCGAAGGTGCTGACACTGAGGAAGATGACCAGTCCGGCCACCAGGCCGATGACGACCAGGGTGACGATGCCGACGCGCAGCGGGTTGCGCTCGTTCATGGGCTTCATCGGCACGCCGCCGACCACGGGCCGTTGTTGCCGACCGGGTTGATGCCCGCGCTGTTCGCCGTCAGCGCCACGGAGAGCGAGCAGACGTAGACGTTGAGCGCGTTCTCGTACGACGTCGCCCGGCCGAGCGACTCGAAGACGGTCGTGAACGCCGGGATCGCTTGCACCAGGCTCCCTCGGGACCTCTCGAACATGTCCGCGACCGTGACCAGCTGGTCGGTCGTCCTGGTCAGGGGCACCTTGACCTCCTTGAGCAGGGAGCTGGTCGCGCCGACGAGCCGGCTGACGCCGTCGATCGAGGCACCGATGGACTTGCGGTCCTCGGCGAGCCCGGTCATCAGCTTGCGCAGCTCGACGACCGTCTTGGAGAGCTCGTCGCCCTGTCCGGCGATGTTGTCGAGCACGGGCTTGAGGTTCGTCATCACCTCACCGATCACGGTGTCGCGGTCGGCGAGGAAGTTGCTGAGCTGGCCGGTCTGGGCGAGCAGCTGCTCGACCGTCCCGCCCTCCCCCTGGAGCACCTTGACCAGGGAGGTCGCGAGCTTGTTGACGTCGCCGGGCTGCAGCACCTTGAAGAGCGGCCGGAAGCCGTTGAGCAGACCCGTGAGGTCGAAGCCCGGGTCGGTGCGCGCGATCGGCACCGTCGCGCCGTCCTTCAGCTTCGCGCCGCGCTGGGCTCCCTGGATCAGGGAGATGTACCGCTGGCCGAGGAGGTTCTGGTAGCGCATGACCAGCTTCGTGGTGTCGAGCAGCGGCTGCTCCTTGACGAGCTCGACCTTGATCTCGGCACCGTCGGCCGTGGCCCTGATGTCCTTGACCTGGCCGACCCGGACACCGGCCGCCTTGACGTCGTCGCCGACGCGCAGACCGCTGACGTCGGCGAACTCGGCCTTGAACTCGTGGGTCCCGCCCGGCACGCCGTTCTGCAT
This genomic interval from Nocardioides kongjuensis contains the following:
- a CDS encoding TetR/AcrR family transcriptional regulator; this translates as MATLPRGRHGLSRAEVAADQRERMFRALAAAMTERGYVATPVAEIIRRAGVSRETFYQHFGSKQECFIAAYAWATDALRTGFAAGIAGSGTPLDRFSDLLGRYLAALAEDPGRARLFLVEVYAAGPEAMRRRVEVQREAAAVLAEIFSADDAQAQFACEALLAAVVQMVTTRITLDEPASLAGLHRPLVALAASLFSS
- a CDS encoding phospholipase D-like domain-containing protein, which codes for MANDDGDSLAGLRTVLRRVLLTLVGIPFVVAIAMSLVDSYRRRGKRPKPFPTTAPRTVAVGDGDVTTYTFGRDLYDDMLAAIEGAQRQILFETYIWKGDATGERFKRALIAAAERGVDVYCIYDGFANLVVSPAFQRFPSSVKVLRYPVYTAGWRFFDLRRYGRDHRKILVVDDNVGFVGGYNIGSAYESEWRDTHVRITGPAVWDLKRAFADFWNLNRRRRLRTSERPLLLETASTWEPRVRVQRNVPRLWMFPIRAMYIEAINRASRNVWMTQAYFLPDEDFIDAVKAAARRGVDVRLLLPLKSNHIVADWISRGHFTQLLDAGVRILRYRDAMVHAKTATVDGTWATVGTANIDRLSLTGNFEINVEIIDEGFARELEEIFEVDQSNCLELTSGEWEARDVHRKFTEAVLAPLRPLL
- a CDS encoding MCE family protein; translated protein: MLKLLGNKLYLSLAGIIVVLIVTTAYIFSAVLDQPLTSRPVEVKVQLAQTGGLFEGSVVTYRGIKVGKVKSIVPTAEGVEATVRITDGTQVPKDSLARVRSLSPVGEQYLDFQPKQVKGPYLATGDVVPATSTDLPKSLSSTVVAVNNVLRQIDDKKLRIVLGELSTGLKGTGDDLGQILDQGTAILQTLDEVWPETDRIISNSGDVLSIATDNADSLRRLATSAKQFARFLRNYDPELRDLLKRGPGQVDELLKLVKDADAVLPGFLSTGVSFTDVFRSYEPHLRALLQNYSPGLQSLLSKVQNGELRIEIIPDMDPRCDYGTTRLDPKRTERRPLQKDGRCAASFATLQRGAAHAPGPVR
- a CDS encoding MCE family protein, producing the protein MTAMKLTARTTAVRTALVALLALALGLLSACGTTMRDLPIPGTGVSGDTIEIQAQFDDALNLAVGAPVKVNGVDMGKVKSIEADDFTARATLTVKKDAEVREGAHARLRYTTPLGELFVDVTNPADGTVLADKAVLARENTTTAPSVEDALAQASLLINGGGLDQLQTVTEELNTALNGNEADYRALLDKASVFLTQANSTTQAIDSVLTSMNSLSTTLNGRKKTINRALKDIRPAAKVLREKTPAFTELLAEVEKFSGAANDTVTKTRQQLLTMLSELEPVLAEFAANNGTFEKSLQAVIKASGSADAVIGTDYLNIALELHVDNLNVNGLLTGTVNGIVTDLLGLIGLDKLLPNLPLLGGGKTGAKAGAKGGGTPATGGTGGGTGGGTGTTNTDPLGLNGLLGGLFGRGA
- a CDS encoding MCE family protein — protein: MNRAPKTRRAVRAAGAAVAALAVLLTTGCGVVGGSDTITVKAYFADSAGLFVGNDVGVLGVTVGKVTSIKPDGDKVLVTMEVDSDQPVPADAGAVVVARSVATDRYVELTPVYHEGDEKLADDATIALDKTQTPVDFDQVLESLNDFATGIGGNAETTKAVQRFIDAGTQALQGRGPLLNQTIHSLANGVDGIATHREDIAATLKSLDVLLTTISANEDTARTFIQQVSQASQLLADERGNFQQALRSLDEAVTTVAKFAVDNRQSIVDSLDGSTTLMKTLLSKQDQLAEILRVMPLALQNLRMIQGDRLPVRIDPLILDPLGGVLQQLCKGLLGPLCSVINGTQPGA